A genome region from Alkalimarinus coralli includes the following:
- the fba gene encoding class II fructose-bisphosphate aldolase (catalyzes the reversible aldol condensation of dihydroxyacetonephosphate and glyceraldehyde 3-phosphate in the Calvin cycle, glycolysis, and/or gluconeogenesis) gives MALISMRQMLDHAAEFGYGVPAFNVNNLEQMRAIMEAANKTNSPVIVQASAGARSYAGAPFLRHLILAAIEEFPHIPVCMHQDHGTSPAICQRSIQLGFSSVMMDGSLMEDGKTPASYEYNVDVTRRTVDMAHACGVSVEGELGCLGSLETGQAGEEDGVGAEGTLTADQMLTDPEEAADFVEKTGVDALAIACGTSHGAYKFTRPPTDDILAIDRIKAIHSRIPNTHLVMHGSSSVPQEWLAVINEYGGEIPETYGVPVEQIVEGIKHGVRKVNIDTDLRLASTGAIRRFMGNNPAEFDPRKYLKESVKAMTEICIARYDAFGTSGNASKIKADSLEVMFQRYDSGEL, from the coding sequence ATGGCACTTATTAGTATGCGTCAGATGCTCGATCACGCAGCTGAATTTGGGTATGGCGTACCCGCGTTTAACGTTAATAACCTGGAACAGATGCGTGCAATCATGGAGGCCGCAAATAAGACCAATAGTCCGGTGATTGTTCAGGCATCCGCAGGGGCTCGAAGCTACGCGGGAGCGCCGTTCTTACGACACCTGATCCTTGCAGCTATTGAAGAGTTTCCACATATTCCTGTTTGTATGCACCAGGATCATGGAACTTCGCCAGCTATCTGCCAGCGCTCAATCCAGCTTGGCTTCTCGTCTGTCATGATGGATGGTTCGTTAATGGAAGACGGAAAGACACCGGCGTCTTACGAATACAATGTCGATGTAACTCGTCGTACGGTTGATATGGCCCACGCATGCGGCGTTTCTGTCGAAGGTGAGCTGGGTTGTCTGGGGTCTTTGGAAACCGGACAAGCGGGTGAAGAAGATGGTGTTGGCGCAGAAGGCACATTAACTGCGGATCAAATGTTAACCGACCCTGAAGAAGCAGCAGACTTTGTCGAAAAAACAGGTGTCGATGCGCTAGCAATAGCCTGTGGTACGAGCCACGGCGCCTACAAATTTACCCGTCCGCCGACTGATGATATCTTAGCGATTGATCGTATTAAAGCGATACATTCCCGTATTCCGAATACGCACCTGGTTATGCACGGCTCTTCATCTGTTCCTCAGGAATGGTTGGCAGTGATTAACGAATATGGCGGCGAAATTCCTGAAACGTACGGTGTTCCTGTTGAGCAAATCGTTGAAGGTATCAAGCACGGTGTTCGTAAAGTGAATATCGACACAGACCTGCGTTTGGCTTCAACAGGCGCTATCCGTCGCTTTATGGGTAACAACCCGGCTGAGTTTGATCCACGCAAATACTTGAAAGAGTCGGTTAAGGCGATGACTGAGATCTGTATTGCGCGTTACGATGCATTTGGCACATCGGGTAATGCGAGCAAAATTAAAGCAGACTCACTGGAAGTGATGTTCCAGCGTTATGACTCTGGCGAGCTATAA
- a CDS encoding RT0821/Lpp0805 family surface protein, which translates to MEKHNKPVKDTFLSFALTLMALSIAYLAYSLLTIGQHIPDILAQVSKVSSQVDRTTQNIEPLLDSVPDILKTVEKTTDSIPAVLNEVAEVRKIVPGVLSEVKAVRGSLPSILDRVDRLQNQVDQLQKELPAILKTVDGVTHSVKETNQRVDKIIPLVPEVLGEVEKTRAEIPGYLTRVEKIVENTKGISEEAGKGAVTGFFKGIVSTPFELLKGTEGTIRSSLKNERLLTDEDFELVYEASAKLLQSDDKREQAWRNPTTGNGGMLKVVKAYQYKGAECRTIQLTFKTKAGAEESVNNDLCVNSEGKWEPVE; encoded by the coding sequence ATGGAAAAGCATAACAAACCTGTGAAGGATACATTCCTGTCGTTTGCGCTGACGCTTATGGCGCTTTCAATTGCCTATCTAGCATACTCGTTGTTGACTATCGGCCAGCATATTCCTGATATATTGGCGCAGGTTAGCAAGGTCAGTAGCCAGGTTGATCGAACCACCCAAAATATTGAGCCACTTTTAGACTCAGTTCCAGATATATTGAAAACGGTTGAAAAAACAACCGATTCAATCCCTGCTGTTTTAAATGAAGTAGCTGAAGTAAGAAAGATTGTGCCTGGCGTTTTGAGCGAAGTGAAAGCGGTCAGAGGCTCGCTTCCTTCGATTTTGGATCGAGTGGATAGGCTGCAAAACCAGGTTGATCAGCTACAGAAAGAATTGCCAGCAATATTGAAAACGGTTGATGGCGTGACCCATTCGGTTAAGGAAACCAATCAGCGGGTAGATAAGATTATTCCCTTAGTGCCAGAGGTTTTGGGAGAGGTGGAGAAAACGCGTGCCGAAATCCCGGGTTATTTGACGCGGGTGGAGAAGATTGTAGAAAACACCAAAGGGATCAGCGAAGAGGCCGGAAAGGGAGCGGTGACAGGGTTCTTTAAAGGAATCGTATCAACGCCCTTTGAGTTACTGAAAGGAACAGAGGGAACGATACGGTCGAGTCTTAAAAACGAGCGCCTTTTGACGGATGAAGACTTTGAGTTGGTTTATGAGGCATCAGCTAAACTCCTGCAATCTGATGATAAGCGTGAGCAAGCGTGGAGAAACCCAACGACAGGAAATGGCGGCATGTTAAAGGTTGTGAAGGCCTACCAGTATAAAGGTGCAGAATGTAGAACGATCCAACTGACCTTCAAGACAAAAGCAGGTGCAGAAGAGTCTGTGAACAATGATTTATGTGTTAACAGTGAAGGAAAATGGGAGCCGGTAGAATGA
- a CDS encoding phospholipase D family protein codes for MMRQAGYDAHSKKCNIQFLITIILLFTAGCASLPENEQQVKSVALVAPSSSVWSEFASDNMPENNRESAFLLLNEGIDAFVARMALVSAAEVSIDAQYYIWHGDLTGNLLINELINAAERGVRVRLLIDDINLSAANDEGLALIASHPKISVRIFNPFSRNTAKASQMITRFGDVTRRMHNKSFVVDGQISVIGGRNIGDEYFGANSELEFADLDVLSIGPVVEEVSSVFDLYWNSPLAYPVELLRPELIDSEYAEKKRTEISDFAAKQKHSAFADNVRQSSFLQQLLAGNLEFFSGEVELLYDLPDKITSKRDQTELHLSGALGQHIDVVESEFLIISPYFVPTDEGVRFMLGLEERGVEVKVVTNSLASTDVSIVHAGYKSSREALLRGGVELYEMKAGLASDVDLDKHSFGSSKASLHAKTFVIDRESLFVGSLNIDPRSFNENTEIGMLIYSKHVAQAVGEWFDSDIQKLAYVLSWDENEKRIMWLDYNNDGVSSYDHDPGTSWWLRRWVDFLGLFPIESQL; via the coding sequence ATGATGAGACAAGCGGGATATGACGCTCATAGCAAGAAGTGTAACATCCAATTTCTGATCACAATTATTTTGCTGTTCACTGCGGGATGTGCCTCGCTTCCGGAAAACGAGCAACAGGTTAAAAGTGTTGCTTTAGTTGCGCCTTCTAGCTCAGTCTGGAGCGAGTTTGCGTCAGACAATATGCCGGAAAACAATCGTGAATCGGCCTTTTTACTGCTCAATGAGGGAATTGATGCGTTTGTGGCCAGGATGGCACTGGTGTCTGCTGCTGAGGTGAGTATTGATGCTCAGTACTATATATGGCATGGCGATCTTACTGGAAACCTATTAATCAATGAGCTGATCAATGCTGCAGAGAGAGGCGTTAGGGTTCGCCTACTTATTGATGATATTAATCTTTCAGCTGCCAACGATGAAGGGTTAGCGCTGATTGCAAGCCACCCCAAAATATCTGTACGTATATTTAACCCATTCAGTCGAAATACTGCGAAAGCAAGCCAGATGATTACGCGCTTTGGTGATGTTACCCGGCGTATGCATAACAAATCATTTGTGGTTGATGGCCAAATCAGCGTTATTGGTGGTAGAAATATTGGTGATGAGTACTTTGGCGCAAATAGTGAACTGGAGTTTGCCGACCTTGATGTGTTGTCTATTGGCCCAGTGGTTGAAGAGGTTTCGTCAGTATTTGACCTCTACTGGAACAGCCCATTAGCTTATCCGGTGGAGCTTCTGCGCCCTGAGTTAATTGACAGTGAATATGCTGAGAAGAAACGAACGGAAATATCAGACTTTGCGGCTAAACAAAAGCACTCAGCATTTGCTGATAACGTTCGCCAGTCATCATTTTTACAACAGCTGTTAGCTGGTAATCTGGAATTTTTTTCAGGTGAGGTTGAGTTGTTGTATGATCTGCCGGACAAGATCACCAGCAAACGTGACCAGACCGAACTCCATTTGTCTGGTGCCTTAGGCCAGCATATTGACGTGGTCGAGAGTGAATTTCTTATCATCTCTCCCTATTTTGTCCCCACAGATGAAGGGGTAAGGTTTATGCTGGGGCTTGAAGAGAGAGGGGTAGAAGTCAAAGTAGTGACTAACTCCTTGGCATCCACCGATGTGTCAATAGTTCATGCTGGCTATAAGTCATCACGTGAAGCGTTGCTTAGAGGAGGCGTTGAACTCTATGAAATGAAAGCAGGGTTGGCATCAGATGTTGACCTTGATAAACACAGCTTCGGTTCTTCAAAAGCCAGTCTTCACGCTAAAACATTTGTTATTGATCGCGAATCATTGTTTGTGGGTTCTCTAAATATAGACCCCAGGTCATTCAACGAAAATACAGAGATCGGCATGTTAATCTATTCAAAGCATGTCGCCCAAGCAGTAGGGGAGTGGTTTGACTCGGATATACAGAAGCTCGCATACGTGCTTAGCTGGGATGAAAATGAAAAACGTATCATGTGGCTTGACTATAACAATGATGGTGTCTCATCTTATGACCATGACCCTGGTACCAGTTGGTGGTTGAGGCGTTGGGTCGATTTTCTTGGCTTGTTCCCCATAGAGTCACAACTTTAA
- a CDS encoding DEAD/DEAH box helicase: MIFSSLDLAPEIQKALDACGYSQMTPIQERAIIPARRGKDILANAQTGTGKTAAFAIPILQQLHDRPKSTQPGTTRALILTPTRELAEQLADTIKRYAQLLPLSVTALYGGVKMSGQQKKLKAGVDVLISTPGRLLEHMEQCNVNLSKVEFVVLDEADRMLDMGFIADVQSLLQKAPKKRQTLLFSATLSKSVNELAHKLLINHDVVSVAKQNATADTVEHTVYPVEERRKAELFVELINMYNWFQVLVFTSTKAQADTLMKTLKKEKFDVAICHGDKSQGSRRRALADFKSGKIQVLIATEVAARGLDIQGLEHVVNYNLPYLAEDYVHRIGRTGRAGTKGQAISFVSREEERVLDNIERLIGYTIERESLPGYEVGSRETLWNNLAQKPRAARTNKATQTKIVRNKTSSAKKASKGPTKGSAKTSKKKRKS, translated from the coding sequence ATGATTTTTTCATCTTTAGACCTGGCTCCTGAAATTCAGAAAGCCCTTGATGCCTGTGGTTACAGCCAAATGACTCCTATTCAAGAGCGTGCAATTATCCCTGCAAGACGAGGCAAGGATATATTAGCCAATGCTCAAACAGGCACAGGAAAAACCGCCGCTTTTGCCATACCTATTTTGCAACAGCTGCATGATCGCCCCAAATCCACGCAGCCAGGAACTACCCGAGCATTAATTCTCACTCCTACCCGAGAGCTGGCGGAACAGCTAGCCGATACCATCAAGCGCTATGCCCAGCTTCTACCCCTCTCGGTGACTGCGCTTTACGGTGGCGTAAAAATGAGCGGGCAACAAAAAAAGCTAAAAGCAGGTGTTGACGTATTGATATCAACCCCCGGTCGCTTGTTGGAGCATATGGAGCAATGCAACGTTAACCTTTCCAAAGTCGAGTTTGTCGTGCTTGATGAAGCCGACCGAATGCTGGATATGGGGTTTATTGCAGATGTTCAGTCTTTACTGCAAAAAGCGCCCAAGAAACGCCAAACCTTACTTTTCTCTGCCACCCTATCTAAATCAGTCAACGAGCTTGCTCACAAATTGCTGATCAATCATGACGTTGTTAGCGTCGCAAAACAGAATGCCACCGCCGATACCGTCGAGCATACGGTTTACCCTGTAGAAGAACGCCGAAAAGCAGAGCTATTTGTTGAACTCATCAATATGTATAACTGGTTTCAGGTGCTGGTCTTTACCAGTACAAAAGCTCAGGCAGACACCTTGATGAAGACACTCAAAAAAGAGAAATTTGACGTTGCGATCTGCCATGGTGACAAAAGCCAAGGCTCTCGACGCAGAGCACTAGCTGACTTTAAGTCGGGAAAAATTCAGGTATTAATTGCAACCGAAGTGGCTGCCCGAGGGCTCGATATCCAAGGGTTGGAGCATGTTGTTAACTATAATCTCCCCTACCTTGCTGAAGATTATGTTCACCGTATTGGACGAACAGGCAGAGCCGGCACAAAAGGCCAGGCTATTTCGTTCGTGAGTCGCGAAGAAGAGCGAGTACTGGACAACATAGAACGCCTTATCGGCTACACCATAGAGCGTGAAAGCCTTCCAGGCTACGAAGTTGGTAGCCGTGAAACCCTCTGGAATAACCTGGCTCAAAAGCCTCGTGCAGCCCGAACCAACAAAGCGACTCAAACCAAGATCGTTCGCAATAAGACAAGTTCAGCAAAAAAGGCCAGCAAAGGCCCCACTAAAGGTTCAGCAAAAACATCGAAGAAGAAAAGAAAGTCTTAG
- a CDS encoding CBS domain-containing protein: MSDRKIIKVRDVMKDHFIEMEGLMTVQDAIRALQREDAHTLIIKKRHEDDEYGIVVLGDIAKKVLAKDRSPSRVNLYEIMTKPVMSVSPHMDIRYCSRLFDQFGLASAPVQEHGKVIGVVTYQEIVLHGLIEDLE; encoded by the coding sequence ATGAGTGATCGCAAAATAATAAAAGTCCGAGATGTCATGAAAGACCACTTTATAGAAATGGAAGGTCTAATGACGGTGCAAGATGCTATTCGGGCGCTGCAGAGAGAGGATGCTCATACACTGATTATCAAAAAGCGTCATGAAGATGACGAGTATGGCATTGTCGTATTGGGAGATATTGCCAAGAAGGTGCTGGCAAAAGACCGTTCACCCTCCCGAGTTAACCTATACGAGATCATGACAAAACCGGTTATGTCGGTCTCTCCTCATATGGATATACGCTATTGCTCTCGGTTATTCGATCAATTTGGCCTGGCCAGCGCCCCTGTTCAAGAGCACGGAAAGGTCATCGGTGTTGTAACTTATCAAGAGATTGTATTGCACGGGCTGATTGAAGACCTGGAATAA
- a CDS encoding P-II family nitrogen regulator, with protein MHFKLIVVFVEDSKTDCVLAAARKAGATGSTIINNARGEGLKKSKTFLGLTLETQRDVLLFIVEEHLSRHILETIAEAGEFDTSPGTGIAIQLDVEDAVGVAHQVEKLTETLEDKL; from the coding sequence ATGCACTTTAAGCTGATCGTCGTATTTGTCGAAGATTCAAAAACTGACTGTGTGCTTGCAGCAGCAAGAAAAGCGGGCGCTACAGGGTCTACGATCATTAACAATGCCCGAGGTGAGGGCCTAAAGAAAAGTAAGACTTTTTTGGGCCTGACTCTCGAAACACAACGGGATGTGCTGCTGTTTATTGTAGAAGAGCACCTAAGTCGACACATCCTTGAAACTATTGCCGAGGCGGGTGAATTTGATACATCGCCCGGCACAGGGATTGCCATCCAGCTTGATGTTGAAGATGCAGTAGGCGTTGCGCATCAGGTCGAAAAGCTAACCGAGACTCTGGAGGATAAACTATGA
- a CDS encoding DUF1538 domain-containing protein, translating into MLSEVLNTFLSTFLSTLSDVIPIAVIIFGFQFLVIRKPIANLRRVLIGFGYVIIGLTLFLMGLEKALFPIGKLMAQQLTSPEFIYDHLETIPDVFVWSDYYWVYIFAFTIGFSTTIAEPSLIAVAIKASEVSGGAIGVWGLRVAVAFGVAIGISLGCYRIVTGLPIHYFIICGYIVVVVQTFFAPKLIVPLAYDSGGVTTSTVTVPLVAALGLGLAETVPGRSVLIDGFGLIAFASLFPIISVMAYAQLAELRSHRLHHQSNNDA; encoded by the coding sequence ATGCTGAGCGAAGTCCTCAACACATTCTTATCGACCTTCCTGTCAACGCTGAGTGATGTCATCCCGATTGCCGTTATTATCTTTGGCTTTCAGTTTCTGGTTATCAGAAAGCCAATTGCTAACTTAAGGCGCGTTCTGATTGGCTTTGGTTACGTCATTATTGGCCTGACACTATTTTTGATGGGGTTGGAAAAAGCGCTGTTTCCAATAGGCAAATTGATGGCGCAGCAGCTCACCAGCCCAGAGTTTATATATGACCACTTAGAGACGATCCCCGATGTCTTTGTCTGGTCCGACTATTATTGGGTTTATATCTTTGCGTTTACCATTGGTTTTAGCACCACCATTGCAGAACCTTCCCTTATTGCCGTGGCTATTAAAGCCAGTGAAGTATCAGGGGGCGCTATTGGCGTCTGGGGGCTGCGTGTAGCGGTGGCCTTTGGCGTCGCTATTGGTATTTCTTTAGGCTGTTACCGCATCGTCACAGGGTTGCCAATACACTACTTTATTATCTGCGGTTACATCGTGGTGGTCGTTCAAACATTTTTTGCCCCGAAACTGATCGTGCCACTCGCTTACGATTCAGGCGGTGTCACCACATCGACCGTTACAGTGCCGCTGGTTGCCGCGCTGGGTTTGGGTCTGGCAGAAACAGTTCCGGGAAGAAGCGTACTGATCGATGGTTTTGGGCTCATCGCATTTGCCAGCCTGTTCCCGATAATTTCAGTCATGGCCTACGCCCAGTTAGCAGAGCTGCGAAGCCACCGGCTGCATCACCAATCAAATAACGATGCCTAA
- a CDS encoding DUF1538 domain-containing protein: MQSGLIALAKSLISSLRDLTPIILVILFFQFLVLQQPLPNVVSLIVGLLFVAAGLTFFIYGLEMGLFPIGESLAHALARKGSLIWLMVFSFALGFGTTIAEPALIAVANEAAEIAAAANVIEATTPAIEGYADGLRFTVAFSVGLAIVIGVFRIVMGWPIQWFIIGGYILVVIMTLFAPREIIGIAYDSGGVTTSTITVPLVTALGVGLASSIKGRNPMIDGFGLIAFASLTPMIFVMAYGMIL; the protein is encoded by the coding sequence GTGCAAAGTGGACTTATCGCGCTCGCTAAATCACTGATTAGTAGCTTAAGAGATTTAACTCCTATAATTCTGGTTATCCTGTTTTTTCAGTTTCTGGTCTTGCAACAGCCCCTGCCTAACGTCGTTTCACTCATTGTCGGTCTATTGTTTGTTGCCGCAGGCCTGACATTCTTCATCTACGGACTTGAAATGGGGCTGTTTCCTATAGGGGAGTCTCTTGCTCATGCGCTTGCCCGAAAAGGCAGCCTTATTTGGCTCATGGTATTTTCGTTTGCATTAGGCTTTGGTACAACCATTGCCGAACCGGCACTGATTGCCGTTGCAAACGAGGCGGCGGAGATCGCGGCAGCAGCTAATGTGATTGAGGCGACGACACCTGCCATAGAAGGCTATGCCGATGGTTTACGCTTCACAGTGGCCTTTTCGGTCGGGCTGGCCATTGTCATTGGCGTATTCAGAATCGTCATGGGCTGGCCTATCCAGTGGTTTATTATCGGCGGATATATTCTGGTGGTGATCATGACGCTTTTCGCGCCCCGCGAAATTATTGGCATTGCCTATGACTCTGGAGGCGTCACCACGTCTACCATCACGGTTCCATTAGTGACGGCGCTTGGTGTCGGCCTTGCTTCATCAATTAAAGGTCGAAACCCTATGATTGATGGTTTTGGTCTTATCGCCTTTGCATCACTCACGCCCATGATTTTTGTAATGGCTTACGGGATGATACTGTGA
- a CDS encoding alpha/beta hydrolase, whose product MKHDWTRSKLIAGMPVFDFNNLPELTDEARRYCRYYNIDFFDTLPDVKHYLGSFDSLGYRMAMHYYVPKSIKGTVFIFHGYFDHVGLYGHLIKHCLEQNLAVIAYDLPGHGLSSGRPTAIKSFDDYQFALRSCLNLCQGNVQEPFYAIGQSTGGAVLVDHLLNRVQQYESSVFKKVILLAPLVRPVGWRGALFMHSFIGPFVSTWKRVFSENSNDPAFIKFLKKHDPLQSRIMSIDWVTALRRWIKEIESADAIDGAVAIVQGKRDMTVDWRHNITIIQQKFSRVNVHYLPKGRHHLVNESTEIRQDMFSFIDGVIASS is encoded by the coding sequence ATGAAGCATGATTGGACCAGAAGTAAGCTGATCGCTGGAATGCCAGTGTTTGACTTTAATAACCTGCCTGAATTGACGGACGAAGCGAGACGGTACTGCCGTTACTACAACATCGACTTTTTTGATACCTTGCCAGATGTTAAGCACTACCTGGGGAGCTTTGACTCCTTGGGGTACCGCATGGCTATGCACTATTACGTGCCCAAATCGATAAAGGGAACCGTATTCATTTTTCATGGTTACTTTGATCATGTGGGGTTGTACGGGCACCTGATCAAGCATTGCCTTGAACAGAATTTGGCGGTCATTGCATATGACCTTCCCGGACACGGGCTATCTTCGGGTCGCCCAACCGCAATTAAGTCTTTTGATGATTATCAGTTTGCACTCAGAAGCTGTCTCAATCTCTGTCAGGGCAACGTTCAAGAACCTTTCTATGCGATTGGTCAAAGCACTGGCGGTGCGGTACTGGTTGATCACTTATTAAACCGAGTGCAGCAATATGAGTCATCGGTATTTAAAAAAGTTATTCTGTTAGCGCCACTGGTCAGGCCTGTTGGCTGGCGGGGCGCGCTGTTTATGCACTCGTTCATTGGGCCGTTTGTCAGTACCTGGAAGCGAGTTTTTTCAGAAAACAGTAATGACCCAGCCTTTATTAAGTTCTTGAAAAAACATGACCCGCTTCAATCACGAATAATGTCTATCGACTGGGTGACAGCACTGAGGCGTTGGATAAAGGAGATAGAGAGCGCAGATGCTATCGATGGAGCGGTGGCGATTGTTCAGGGAAAAAGAGATATGACGGTTGACTGGCGTCACAATATTACGATAATCCAACAGAAATTTTCCAGGGTCAACGTACATTATCTACCTAAAGGGCGACACCATTTAGTTAATGAGTCCACAGAAATACGGCAGGATATGTTTAGTTTTATTGATGGTGTCATCGCATCGTCTTAG
- a CDS encoding OmpA family protein, with translation MIRKCLSIAIVSVLASGCMTYDPYTGEEKVSNATTGAAIGAVAGAAIGAATSSKKDRGKGALIGAAAGGAMGGGVGYYMDMQESKLRQQLEGTGVRVVRTGDQITLVMPGNITFDTGKSDIKGNFTGVLESVAVVLKEFDETAIKVDGHTDSTGSLSFNQTLSEQRANSVKYFLQSQQIASGRIHAAGLGPRYPVATNNTAAGREANRRVELKLLPLK, from the coding sequence ATGATTCGTAAATGTTTGAGTATCGCAATTGTATCCGTGTTGGCATCGGGTTGTATGACATATGACCCATATACCGGAGAGGAAAAAGTATCAAACGCGACAACAGGGGCCGCTATTGGTGCGGTGGCTGGCGCAGCTATTGGTGCAGCTACCTCAAGTAAAAAAGACCGAGGAAAAGGCGCCCTTATTGGTGCCGCCGCGGGTGGTGCAATGGGTGGTGGTGTTGGCTACTACATGGATATGCAAGAGTCTAAATTACGTCAGCAGCTTGAAGGTACTGGTGTTAGGGTTGTGAGAACTGGTGACCAGATTACCTTGGTCATGCCAGGAAATATTACCTTTGATACCGGCAAGTCTGATATTAAGGGCAACTTTACTGGCGTATTGGAATCCGTTGCAGTTGTATTGAAGGAGTTTGACGAGACCGCAATAAAGGTTGATGGGCATACTGACTCTACTGGCTCTTTAAGCTTTAACCAGACATTGAGCGAGCAGCGCGCGAACAGTGTTAAGTACTTCTTGCAGTCTCAACAAATTGCATCAGGACGTATACATGCGGCGGGCTTAGGCCCTCGTTATCCGGTAGCGACAAATAATACGGCTGCTGGCCGAGAAGCTAACCGTCGAGTAGAGTTGAAACTATTGCCGTTGAAATAG
- the serA gene encoding phosphoglycerate dehydrogenase, whose protein sequence is MTTTSLDKSKIKFLLLEGLHQSAVDTLNAAGYTNIEYLTTSLSEEELIEKIKDVHFIGIRSRTQLTENVFAAAKKLIAVGCFCIGTNQVNLLAALAKGVAVFNAPYSNTRSVAELVLAQAILLLRGVPEKNAMCHRGGWLKSAKDSYEIRGKKLGIIGYGSIGTQFSVLAESLGMKVYFYDIITKLPLGNATQVGSLKELLEMSDIVSLHVPETEATKYMFGAEQFEQMKQGSILMNAARGTVVDIDALADAIKSKKLLGAAIDVFPVEPKSNAEEFVSPLRGLDNVILTPHVGGSTMEAQENIGVEVAEKLATYSDTGTTISSVNFPEVALPAHPEKHRLLHIHENVPGVLSEINKVFSDNDINIGGQYLQTNDKVGYVVVEVDKEYSQLALEKLKAVKGTIRCRVLY, encoded by the coding sequence ATGACTACGACGTCACTCGATAAGAGCAAGATTAAATTCCTTCTTTTGGAAGGTCTACACCAATCTGCCGTCGATACTTTGAATGCTGCTGGCTATACCAATATTGAATACTTAACCACTTCACTTTCAGAAGAAGAGCTGATTGAGAAAATTAAGGATGTTCACTTTATCGGTATTCGATCCCGTACACAGCTCACAGAGAATGTCTTTGCAGCAGCAAAAAAACTCATCGCTGTCGGCTGCTTTTGTATTGGAACCAATCAGGTGAATTTGCTGGCAGCCCTGGCTAAAGGTGTTGCCGTATTTAATGCACCGTACTCCAACACACGAAGTGTCGCTGAGTTGGTATTAGCACAGGCGATATTACTGCTTCGTGGTGTTCCGGAAAAGAATGCGATGTGCCATCGCGGCGGATGGTTAAAGTCTGCGAAAGACAGCTATGAAATTCGTGGTAAGAAACTGGGGATTATCGGTTACGGTAGCATCGGTACTCAGTTTAGTGTGTTAGCTGAATCACTGGGTATGAAGGTCTACTTCTACGACATCATCACCAAGCTGCCACTAGGCAACGCCACACAAGTTGGCTCATTGAAAGAGCTACTCGAAATGTCGGACATCGTCAGTCTGCACGTCCCTGAAACTGAGGCAACCAAGTACATGTTTGGTGCAGAGCAGTTTGAGCAAATGAAGCAAGGCAGCATTTTGATGAATGCGGCTCGCGGTACCGTGGTTGATATCGATGCACTCGCTGATGCAATTAAGAGCAAAAAACTATTGGGCGCAGCAATCGACGTATTCCCTGTTGAGCCGAAGTCAAATGCCGAAGAGTTTGTATCACCGTTGCGCGGCCTCGACAATGTGATTTTGACGCCTCACGTGGGCGGCAGCACAATGGAAGCACAAGAGAATATCGGCGTAGAAGTTGCCGAGAAGCTCGCGACCTACAGCGACACCGGTACAACCATTTCGTCTGTTAACTTCCCTGAAGTGGCATTACCCGCACACCCAGAGAAGCATAGACTGTTGCATATTCATGAGAACGTGCCTGGTGTTCTATCAGAGATTAACAAAGTATTCTCTGATAACGACATCAACATTGGCGGACAGTATCTGCAAACCAACGATAAAGTGGGCTACGTCGTTGTTGAAGTCGACAAAGAGTATAGTCAACTGGCATTAGAAAAACTGAAAGCCGTTAAGGGTACTATTCGTTGTCGGGTTCTCTACTAA